The DNA sequence ATATTTTGTATCTGTATATCTAAGGAGAAAAGAAACTTGATTAAAATAAGATTGTAAGAGGAAGTCTATATGCTGAATATCTgttgttattataatatagtatcaaaaagtatttattaatgctaaaataaaaatgacatGGAGGAAGCTagttttataagaattttataacatttatcatgttcaatatatttttgacaTTGAGTGATGtataatattacaaatgaaTAAGTAGTACTCTCTGTATAAAGTTATTGATGATTTGGCAAGGTTGGATGTGTTTATTCTGggtttcaaatataaaactCGAGAATGAATTTATGTATGGTTGTATCCAATTGTGAAACTCTTTGCGGTTGAGGTTTAGATATTGGtatcaaatactccctctgtcccattgtcccattttaactgatgtttgactttctaacacgtatattgaggtgtgaaaaaataatatctatactcaataaaaaaattcaattcttatatcaaataaaagtttagattataaatttttatttgatataaattttataaagaataattatgtctagatgtgatttttttagcatcttaaaatacgtgtaaaaaagtcaaaagcagttaaaatgggacggagggagtattgttatTTCAGTGtttgaattataaaattattactaTGATCGGTGCTTGATTCTATTATGATACTTCGCATTTTAGTTCTTTCTGAGTTCATTATTTCTCCATTTTTCTCTATCTTTGACAAACCTTACAATTCTGGAAAGGTCTCGAATCCTCTACAAGTTCCATGTTATACGTTTTCATTTGGGTTAGTATTTATAGAGTAATTGCTGATTTTGAGGACTGGTCAAGCATAAATCATGGTTGGAAGATATCATTTACTATAATTTTTGAGTTATTTTTTCAGGATAAATTATATGTAAGTTTATAAGAATTTGagtaacatattttatattacctACGATATATCCATAATTTGATAGATTTAGTAAGACCTCCATCATGAGTGGAGTGAATCTCGTGCTTGGCACCAGGGACGTATCTACACTAGGGGCGGTGGGGGTACTTGCTCCTAGTGCCATGCATAGATCTTATTAATTAGCACTACAATATTTTCAGCAATTAAGGATTGCCCCCATGGTTTTAGtgttgctaagttaatgcattGGTCAGGGTTCGACCCCCTTCACAAGCTCGTAAACAGTGTGTCGCTAGAATGATGGGGCATGTATAGTTATGACTAGTGTTTTGTTTTGGTCATTTGGATAGCATTTGCTTTATGTTATGAAAGTTCatgtaaattttgattttgatgactACAGAGTTCTAAATGACTGATCGAAAATGTAGCACATCTTGAAAGTGTAAAGTTCTCTCTTATGTTCATAAGTAAGTTACATTTTCgattatattatttgtgattACTAATAAGTTTAATTAAGTATTAATTATAAGTTTAAGAGCATGTgtaagaataaaattataagttattaGTCATGTTTTCATTATAGTAAGTATGATTATTATGTTTAAGTGTTAAGAATATTTGTAAGAGTGTGAGTTAGTGTTGCGTTTTTTGGCATTTCATTTAATATGTCTTATCATTCTTCATttttgttagatatttgatgatatcAAACTAAATGCTTTGATGAGTTTGCGAGAAAATCAAATGATACGTCCCTCAACTATTCCGATTTTATGCGATAGGTCCCCCTGAACAAAAGATTCCGCAAATCAGGTCCTTtaactttcaaattttttggaTCAGGTCTTTTCGTTAAAAAGATTTTGACGACGTCAAAATCTTGCTTACGTGACGGTTAACATTCGAACCTCGTTAGCTGATGTATAAATTGaattaaacaaaacaaagacataCTAGCTCATTTATAAATAACCTCTCCCAAATTTGAATACTCATACGTCCTCTTTTACAtgttaattttgattttcaaaaagtcaaattgaccaattttcaactaaatattacaaattatctattctttatttttttaaactgaaagttgcatattaaaatagactaaatatgattttcgaatatataatttttattattttttcaattatagtGTACATTTAAATTCCgatcaaaatataatcaatttcatTTGTCAAAATTCAGaatgaacatgtaaaaggggCCGATGGGTAGTTTATTGCAGAATTTTCTCTTCCCGTTACAAAAACAGTTGGATTGCATTGGATGTTGCCGtgttaacaataatatatatttccatTTATTAGTCTTGtaaatttagaatataaatCCAGCCAAACCGCCTCGTAATTTATTTGTCTTGGGTGGGTCGGAATCGGAACcgcataaatttatttttatagtaCTTCTTTCATGAAGTTTCAACTTTCAAGTAGtaatttagcaacaaaaaaaaactttcaaGTAGTAATAAACTGGTATCCTTTTCTCTGCATGCACGTTCTAAGATTTAAAtatagtacacaatagtttttTATTGGGTTAATTActtttctgcttttcttgacccgtttgtgtaaagaagcagaagcacttttaagaagctgagaattcTAACTTGAAttctcttctctctcacagtttctgcttcttctccaaacactttattcacttatttacttctcacttctgcttcACTTTTCTAGTTTAAggaagaagtcacttcttttaagtttgcCCAAACGGCCTCGTAATCTAACTAGTTGGAAGCACAAAAACTCAAAAATAGGTAGATCACAACAAAGTTTTAGAAAAACTCCAGGTAGGCTACCATTTTAAAAGGTCAACTGTACATGTGTTGTAATAAAAACATTAGTTATGTTAGTAACTGGGTGTTATTCCACAGCACAGATAGACTACTCCTCTTAACAAGGTCAACTTCAtcaatgtgtatgtatatatgaggTTTGAACCGCCCAGGTTATGATTATATGAAAGCTCAAGTAACATAACTATTGCCTGCGGTTTGCACGTTAATAGCTTTCATGTTTCAACTGCTCCAATATTCTTTTCCCCTCTAACATTATTAACTTCACATGTAGCCACACCATGTGTTATCCCACCTGTCTTCAACTATGACCATAAGATTAATCGAGACATTTTCGGTCTGAACAACAATTAATTGGCGATTAATCCCCGACTTTCAGAATACTGatcataaaatagatataagcACATCAATGTGTGAAGATTAACATAACAGGTAACTGAAGACCTTAATTGTTTTCGTAATGATTGCGCAAACAATTGCTCATATAGACAACAAAGATTCACCAAAGTCGCGTAATTTCTTATCTGTTTGTCTGTCATCGGCATAaacatgatactccctccgttccaaaaTGTTAGTCTTGTTTGTcattttcacacatattaagatattttgaatgtgtatgtttttctttttatttttagtgcTATTTAATGATTGTGACCTTGAAAGCTAGCTAACTGCATTTAATAAGATTAAAAACTGCATGAGACTTTCACCAGATAGGTGTATCCACTACATCTAGTCAATTTTGGAAAGATAAATTCAAAGTTAAGTCTTGAAAAAATGTATTGAAAAAAGAGTAGGACAcatattatgaaatatttttttttagcaaACAAGACTAACAttttggaacggagggagtatttcagAATCCAAAAGACAATAGTAGATGAAACAGCCTGAGATTGTTTCTTTTTTAACTTGATAAAACCTATTTGGAGCTAATTGTTAAAAGCAAGCCATAATGGTCACTAGGCAAGACAGGAAGAATGATATTTTTCACCTCTTTTTTGACCTTCTTTTCTTTGCTATAGGATAAGCCTGGTATTGCTTCCATCCCAATCATTTCGATTCCATCTATCTTGTAATCATGCAAAGAGCACAAAAACCGATCCAATCGCTTTTGCAGTGTCCGGTTACCAGACAGCATCTTGTTGGTCTTTGTGTCATATGTATATCCTAGCTCTCCTGGTCTATGCTCTGTCCAAGCATCAATCCAGCCATCAGGCAGAGGAACTTGACCGTCCAATTTGTCATCCCAGTTCATGTCACCACAAAATATcacatttttgtttttgttaagtGAATCGATAGCCTCCCTAGCCTGACTAACCCGTTCTTTGCTATACATCTGATCCCATTTAGGTGGCGCCGGACATGGGCTTTCAAGGTGACTTGTGGCTATAATCAACGGCTTATCTTTCTCAGCTACAACTTCTGCAACACAGAGCTCTCTTCCCATAATAGAGTTTTGAAAGGGTTTGCAGCTGAATAATTTAACTGGCACTTTGCTTAGctgaaaaaatttgataaatacgTTACTGATAATTAATAAAGTGCTTAttaaatcacccaaatttcAATTAGATGAAACAATACCGAAATGGTACATGTAGAACATACAAAACTGCAATTTTTTCCCTAGACGATAAAAGATGAGCACTAACAGTACTGAACTCCATAAACACATTAACCACAAGTACAATGATTGTAACAGTAATAATTAACTGTCACCAATTATCTACCGCCGCGCCTTGTCAACATAAGTGCATGACAGATAATGGCAAAGCTTGTCTGAATGACTTCAACACAGTTGTAGAAAAAAAATGTCAGAGCTAATACAACGACTAGATGtaacttaataaaaaataacCTGCATGCAGAAGTATGGTCTTGTGAATGCCATTTCACTAGAAATTGAGCATTTATATAACTTCCACCAGCTTGACCTCTGAAAGATGTCATATATATTTGGAGTTACCTCCTGCATATCAAGTTGCCATAATTAGAATCATGCTAAAATACGgacaaatatatttacatgAAATCATTTTTTGAGGCTCGAGGAAGACAAAGAAGTGACCTGCAAACAGATAAGCTCTGGTGAGTGCATTTGGATCAGGTCTCCCAGGGATTTCATTCTCTTATGCATCTCTAGGTCCTCTCGGAACCAAACATTATAGCTCAATATCTTCAATGTTTTCAGATCTTCGTTCGTGGAAGTCTCATCTGAAATACATAGTAAGCTTATGCATTTTCAGATAGAAATATCACTGTGAATACCGGGAGCCATTTGAAAGTGATAGTAATATTACTAAGCTGAAACATGATAAACTACCTACTATACTGAAACTTATACAATATATTTCTCTGGCTTCcttatattaatatcataagGTGGATGACTGGATGGTACCGTGTAGTCAGACCAAGAGATTTCTTTAGAGAATTCAAAGTAACTGACCGTATTAAAAACTTACAAACCAAAGATATAGTAATTCCATGAATTTGAACCTGTATCCATATATCTATTttgtattaaattcaaattaacagCGGAGTAGTATTTGTCACCTCACCTTGTGAACCCATTATACAGAATCATGTCTATGAACATGTAACTtccaaaataattttctttacaCAATGGATCATCATTACTAATTACTAATTACTAATAATCTAAACAACTAAAGATGACTAAAGAAGTATCTATTTCCTAGATATCCTAGATTTTAAAAAAGATCTAGTCCCCTCCAAGGCTCCAACAAGTCTAACATAGTAGGTTAAGTCAGTATATGGTTGGGAGGATTCTTAAGGTGAATAGGATAAATATACTATCTTCTGGATGCCCAGATTTCACAATGTAAGCACATATTTAGGAATGTGAAAGTCTTATGATAATTTTCAGATTCTCAATACTAAACACGGGTACATGAAAACCTTGTAGTAACTGAAACAACCATGCTAAGAAAAGATCTATACATTTCTCTTTCCTGAAACAGGGAAGCAAATGTTAAGCATACTGCTGGACTACGAACTATTTCTTAAGGACTGGAAGTATGTGTAACTAATTCGAGTTGGTCAAGGTCAAAAGAGTTACGAACTACGATATCATGCTAAGTATGTGTAAGTGTGCAACCTTGAATTATTAGAATGATGCCTATTGCAGGTATAAACTGTATATCAGTACATGCAAATACTAACAAAATACATATATGCGAGAAAATTTGACAATCTAGACCAAGCCCAAAACACCAAGTTTTTGTCAGTAAGTATCACCATATTGGCTATAATTTGTGCACTTGGTTCCACCTGACACTAAAAGACATCAAATATAACAACAAAGAGTGCAAATGATACAATCAAACACTACTATTAGCATTAACCCTGCAAATCTTAGATGCCACTTGGTTCATGATGTTAGCTGCTTTAATAGAATAATATGTGAAACTCACTCTCATCAACACAGCAAGTCAATCCtgataccccccccccccccccccacacacacacacacactaatgATTACCATTTCCCATTCCAATTCTCATTTCATAAATTTCCATGctaattgatgaaatataaagcaaaaaaagaaaaagcaaTATAAAATATGTCAGGAATTAAAAAAGACCCAAATCAATGTCTTTCTTGGCAAGCTGTACACCGTTAAATCCATGATCATCATCCAAACCCTTAACTAAAATTTCTCCAAATTTCTTTCTACTGCCCACATTAGCTTCCATTGTCATCGTCAGAGGCTCTAGTCCCATAAATAACACAAACATGAGTCAAGAAGAGTTGAGATGCGTAAAATATTAGCAAGACCATGTGGGTTTCAATGGTGAAAAATGGGAATTGTTTTGTTGGGTTAAGCAGATTTGACAAATGGGTTATTTTGACATGTAACGTAAACGAATTTCTCGTCACAAAGTATCAGCACATTTACTATAATTTAGGCACTTGGCTGCTGCACTTGACAATACAAGGGTT is a window from the Daucus carota subsp. sativus chromosome 8, DH1 v3.0, whole genome shotgun sequence genome containing:
- the LOC108197620 gene encoding uncharacterized protein LOC108197620, with translation MYSSNSWSCSKCTFINPISQPPICQICLTPQNPDSHSSRSQSQSQPKWSCKLCTFLNSPGVDVCEICGARALDSLLAEASAGSKRTFEDLLDKGLGDDGGSNATKLAKLDVVHLDETSTNEDLKTLKILSYNVWFREDLEMHKRMKSLGDLIQMHSPELICLQEVTPNIYDIFQRSSWWKLYKCSISSEMAFTRPYFCMQLSKVPVKLFSCKPFQNSIMGRELCVAEVVAEKDKPLIIATSHLESPCPAPPKWDQMYSKERVSQAREAIDSLNKNKNVIFCGDMNWDDKLDGQVPLPDGWIDAWTEHRPGELGYTYDTKTNKMLSGNRTLQKRLDRFLCSLHDYKIDGIEMIGMEAIPGLSYSKEKKVKKEVKNIILPVLPSDHYGLLLTISSK